The following coding sequences are from one Rhipicephalus microplus isolate Deutch F79 chromosome 3, USDA_Rmic, whole genome shotgun sequence window:
- the LOC142803514 gene encoding uncharacterized protein LOC142803514: MDKAAQRRERKAAAARARRQNPDVRAREAAAARRRRQDPAVREKEAAAARLRREQDLPNATQREAARKRAYRQANREARVREASAKRAKKEHEGADARFKRDFLDVSFGHSCGVCDRLWFSNSLVTISSIKNDQARGNAIAVLRREFPADDGGSSSGGDYNVCSSCKNSLVAGKVPLKSVSYGYTYPPKPDHLPPLNPVEERLIAPRLLFMSIRRLTHGSGQYRIKGQVVNVPINVPNTVQCLPRNVPDDVAIDVHLKCRLVCKPSYKKGLVKKRNMHEWLKHLEHSPLYKYLKIKIDSSRLANVQDDGDVDDDESECPAGGVAIYVRQTETAEDLRLPLTSQSQNGEYAAIKLFDSGIVLMTMYLAPNLSTGNIKTLIDTALRNYENKYKNGPFVLLGDFNVAIIDNNWLIQHMASRYALRRISFDHMKPTTIRGTCIDLVFANCPLQPIQEPLFLHFTDHKAVIMKGHRKPFIV, encoded by the exons atggataaggctgcacagcggagagagcgcaaggcggcagcagcgcgcgctcgcagacagaatcccgatgtgcgagcgcgcgag gctgcagcggcgcgacgccgccgccaagatcctgccgtacgtgaaaaaGAGGCCGCAGCGGCACGGCTGCGGCGTGAACAGGACCTGCCGAACGCCACACAACGGGAAGCGGCGAGAAAGCGTGCGTATCGACAGGCGAACCGCGAAGCGAGAGTTCGAGAGGCTTCTGCAAAGCGCGCCAAGAAAGAACACGAAGGTGCCGACGCGCgtttcaagcgcgacttcctggACGTTTcgtttggccatagctgtggtgTGTGTGATAGACTGTGGTTCTCGAACAGTCTAGTCACGATATCTTCCATCAAGAACGACCAGGCTCGGGGTAATGCCATTGCCGTGCTTCGGCGCGAGTTCCCCGCCGACGACGGCGGCAGCAGCAGTGGCGGTGACTACAATGTTTGCTCGAGCTGCAAGAATTCGCTAGTGGCGGGAAAGGTGCCTCTAAAGAGCGTATCTTATGGCTACACGTACCCACCCAAACCGGATCACTTGCCGCCTCTGAACCCCGTTGAGGAACGACTGATCGCTCCTCGTCTACTGTTCATGAGCATAAGGCGGTTGACGCACGGAAGCGGACAGTACCGCATCAAGGGGCAAGTGGTTAACGTTCCGATAAACGTCCCCAACACGGTTCAATGCCTACCTCGGAACGTTCCGGACGACGTGGCCATCGACGTTCATCTCAAGTGCCGGCTCGTGTGCAAACCGTCGTATAAGAAAGGTCTCGTTAAGAAACGTAACATGCACGAGTGGCTCAAACACCTCGAGCATTCTCCGTTATACAAGTACCTCAAAATCAAAATTGATTCGAGCCGCCTCGCGAACGTGCAAGACGACGGTGACGTGGATGACGACGAGTCAGAATGTCCGGCAGGTGGtgtcgccatctacgtgaggcAAACGGAAACGGCTGAAGATCTCAGACTACCACTCACGAGTCAAAGCCAAAACGGAGAATATGCAGCCATCAAACTCTTTGACTCTGGAATCGTCCTCATGACCATGTACCTCGCACCCAACCTGTCGACCGGGAACATCAAGACACTCATAGACACGGCGTTacgaaattatgagaacaaatacaagaatggaccatttgtactacttggagactttaacgtggctatcatagacaataattggcttatccaacatatggcttctagatatgcactcagacgtatatcgtttgaccatatgaaacctaccacgatccgaggaacatgcatagacctagtatttgcaaattgcccactgcaacccatacaggaaccgctcttccttcatttcacagaccataaagccgtcataatgaagggacatcgcaagccattcatcgtctaa